The DNA window GTGATTAACTGACCCGAAATCTTAAATAAGATGAGAATTGACCCGGAAAAATCCCGACAAGCCAACGACCAACACAGTTAGGTTCAAAGTACTTCCAATCACTTGGCTAGAAGAATTCTACTGATGATGAATGAcgagttcaaagttttaaacaCAAGAAGAACGATTTTGTAGCATATGatttttcactttcatttacaaaacaagactataaataaaaacatcaaataaaaaactaacaatcTCGTATCCAAAATCAAgcaatttcattctcttttgTATTCACTAACAAAATTTTCCTTTCGAtttacaagaacaagaaaatcttTAAATCTCtcttgaaaaaagagagaaaaattatatcaatcaaCCCATATTTGGAAACATCAGAAGGGCATGATATGAGTAGTCTTAGTATCATAACTAGAAAGACAAGAACTAAACTTAGAATTCACCCTGAAAATCTTCAACAAATCACCAGACATTTGCCTGACTACAGGTGAACAGTTACTTTGCATTAACAACAGTATCTTCGTCAATCCGTTACTCTTCACTAAAGCATCTTGTGCATCACCGTCTCTAAACAAATAACACACACTCCACAATATCATCACCGCATGCTCCGTCGCCTCGCTCGAAACTTTCAGCACTTTGTTCATCACAGCCTCCACACACGCCGTGTCATTGCAAAACTCCGCTCTCCCTTCTCTCAACGATGTTACCATTTCTAGCAACTTCAATGCCTTTTCTATGATCGAAACGCTCGCTTTCTGCCCTCCGGTTAATAACTTTCTTAACTCTGCAATTACTTTGAAATTGATTAGGTTGGTCTTAACTCGTTTCGACATAGAAATCGCGATTAAACATGATAAACTTGCTTCGATCAATCTTGGATCATTTTCTAAGCTGATCAATTTCACCAATTCGAGCAAGAACCCTTCTTTCTCCGAGACCATCTGTTTAGACTCTGCGTCGAGGGTTATAGCTTCGATTATTTTAAGAGCTCCAATTTGTGAACTCACGCTTCTTCCTTGTTTTAAGACAGCAAGGAGGGCAGACAAACAATCATTGTTTTGCTTCAGAATCAACAACCTTAAAGCTTTGTAATCTCCAACTttgttcaaaatcaaaacaaaaactttaacaaCTCGTTCGAGAAAATTAATGTCTTTATCACCGACTAGAAAACCAACAAGCATTTCAACAAAGCCATCAAATTTCGCCAAGAACTCGCAGTTCTCTTCGGATTCTTTAGCGAAACAAATGAATTTCGACAAACGATCAGTTTTATCCTTCTTGGCTCTCATTTCTTTAACCAAAACTTCAATATCTTCCCTCGTGACGACCGAGCTGGCGGCTGAGTCAACTCGGTTGTCTTTCTGAGTCTGGACCGAGTCGGACCAGATCTTGATGAGCCTCTGCAGAGTGCGGTTTGGCACAAACTCCTTGCTGTTGAGAACCTGCATGGTGGCGGGACACGTGTTGTTGCCGCTATCCAACCAGCGTTCGATGCTGGTGCGGTCGTAGGTGACTCCAGTACAGAGACTGACAGGTGATTTCATAACGTCAAGTGAGATTGGACACCTGAAGAAACTAGGGACTGTAACGTACAAATCAACGTCTCtcaccattttgttttttacttttggcTGTTTGGGCGCTGAGAAAGGTAGAGAAAATGAGAGAGCAGGAATGGGAAAGAGAGGGGAGGGGGTGGGTTTAAAAGAGAAACAGAGTCAAAGGTTCGGTGACGTCAGATTTTGCTTTTtgagtatttttcatttatatatatatatatatatatatatatatggctttttatttttgaggtcTCTGGTCAAAGAGTGagattgttttctttgctttgcGTGTGTTGTAGTTCATTAGTGCGTGTGAGATGGAGTTTTTAGAAATTTCAACTCTATTGATTGggctagatttttttaaaaaggttaaaaagcctaaagaattaaaaacagcatattaaatagaaaaaaagaccacaaaaattttattgtgtgataaaaaatataaaaaccgaTTTACtattaactcaatattgaaatataaaaataaataaaatctcatattaataaaaaaataaaaataaaaataaaaaaaaaaccaaagaaacctAAAGGAGATAAACATGTCATGTttattaaggatgaaattttttaaaaaaaatagacaaaaaactcaaatatccaattaaaaaaaatcataggtaTATTATGAAATAGTCTAAGTGCATGAGTCAGAGTTAAGCCCGTGcgtctagtttttatttttatttttttcattttatatggaGCAAAGGaccttgctttctctcttttctaaaGGTTATGTGACAGATGCTGATAACCATTTGTAATCCAATAACTCAAGTTGTTAGATGagattacaaaaataatttttatattgttttttaatatactctTTCAAGTAAAAgctctttgaacttgaaacttgtataagtcaacattatcttgtgcttaatttttattaattagaataaaaataatgaaatttgaattcGTGACTActtgatcaataaaattttgatatcaaaactaattcaatacaattattttcaagaattattttaaacGAATAACTTAAATAATCATGTGAGGTAACAGAAATAGTACtggtaataaaattattaaacaaatacTTCAACATGTCATCTcttaaacatgaaatattttgttttgacgGAGATTTAAACACGCAACATCTACTCTCACATGTTAATTATTGAACTACAACACCTAGCAagtaataaaacaattaaacaaatattttaacttgGTTCATTCTTTATATAAAGAGTTAAACCAACTctctgtattttgtttttaggttttgttaattGAATAGTCGAGGtccatttatttcttaaaaaatgacCATGGtatgaaatataaaaggatTGATCCTCTTGGAATGAGTTAAAGTGTATCTAGGGAAAGTTTGCATCTTCCATACAGGAGTTATAAAATCTGATTAGAGAATCGATTCGGAATAAAACTCGCTATGTGTTATAAGAGTcaactcttgattttttttaaaaaatctacgAGTCAAGATCTATACTGATCAAGTTAATGAATCAACTTGAATTttcaaatgattaatcaagtttttttatttttcaactcaaatcAATTGGGATCTCAAATTAACCAATTAAGTTGGTTCAAGTTTTATAATAAGTTCCATAAGATAATagttccaaaagaaaaaagattttgtaACATTAATCTTTTTAGTCCAAGAAATCTATATGAGATTACATCCATAAGTAGGGGCGGAGCTGGCAGTAATTAATAGAGGAGaccaaaatcaatataataagttatattataaaaaaacctatttatttaaaataaaaaatattatatattccatatttaaatattaaataaaaaaaaaattaaaatattttgtaggGCCGAGTCCTTGCTTGCCTCCCCCTAATTCCACCCCTCCATAAGAGTGATAGATTTCATATgtagatttatttaaaatcttaatttcatATCTATGGtatagtataatatttttcattggaCACATGATTAAGTGTACACATAACCTATtgtcctgcaaaaaaaaaaaaaaaatccaccattTACACAAACTAGTGAAATACATGCGCCATTTCGTTAAGTAATTGTTtagcaagtaaaaaaaaaaatgcgtgcttattttatgtttttgaccATGAAAACTTAGAGGTTTAATGATTAATTTCTTAGTTAGGCATCAtggttaaatcatgtttttaaaaagttttgatttttttaattttaaattatattttattttttaaaatatttttaatatattgatgttaaaaataaaatttagaaaataaaaaaatattatattaattcattTCCAAATAGAAaagtcaaattattttaatctacaaaactaaaattttctgTATTTATTACGAGACAAATAACTTTGATGATGAGATATGATGAACGGCTGGCATGAGAGGAGAAGTACACGTGGGGAGGAGAGGAAGGAGGGCTCCATGGAAATAGATGAGGAGGGGAACGTGAACTGTTGTTTCCTCGGTTTGATTGCACTTTTGTACATCAAGAGAAGAGATGATTTCGTGGAGGGgaacttttattgttttatatggTCGGGGGTGGGGTTTTTTTATCCTcagctctattttttttagcgatttttataattttaatattaaaaataattaaaaaattattttaataaatttttaaataaaaatattttttaaaaacaccatctattacaataacaaacacataattatttaattatcccATCTTCA is part of the Populus trichocarpa isolate Nisqually-1 chromosome 7, P.trichocarpa_v4.1, whole genome shotgun sequence genome and encodes:
- the LOC7485055 gene encoding U-box domain-containing protein 28, encoding MVRDVDLYVTVPSFFRCPISLDVMKSPVSLCTGVTYDRTSIERWLDSGNNTCPATMQVLNSKEFVPNRTLQRLIKIWSDSVQTQKDNRVDSAASSVVTREDIEVLVKEMRAKKDKTDRLSKFICFAKESEENCEFLAKFDGFVEMLVGFLVGDKDINFLERVVKVFVLILNKVGDYKALRLLILKQNNDCLSALLAVLKQGRSVSSQIGALKIIEAITLDAESKQMVSEKEGFLLELVKLISLENDPRLIEASLSCLIAISMSKRVKTNLINFKVIAELRKLLTGGQKASVSIIEKALKLLEMVTSLREGRAEFCNDTACVEAVMNKVLKVSSEATEHAVMILWSVCYLFRDGDAQDALVKSNGLTKILLLMQSNCSPVVRQMSGDLLKIFRVNSKFSSCLSSYDTKTTHIMPF